A stretch of Colletotrichum lupini chromosome 2, complete sequence DNA encodes these proteins:
- a CDS encoding PX domain-containing protein, with protein MWNDEDNNPYAEGFDRRDSLTSSSANPASPTTHLDDSSDSTDADWETLDQRFDIPQTPSTTSDEAPQNRSHTLPDSEAESSDNEPIARDRGDLVPRPKPGGYESRVEQILWENPSMTILITDAGKSAESGGKYIVYTIRTGNLEVRRRYSEFASLREALTRLHPTLIIPPIPEKHTMADYAANPTSAKQDQQIIDLRKRMLAVFLNRCRRMEEIRTDGVWWRFLDPNASWSEVLHSHPVASVPKSVLKAPPLDPANPTPAHNFLPVPSASAKLKTTGGPGVDPGAIAGTGSHVFGRFPPDSHTLSEQELDPYFITYEASIKELEQLLSGSMEKVNRRTLSHLSALAADLCELGSKFNAFALSEQAPSLGPALERVGQAADSSYIATEELSGSLGASFAEPMRENAQFAGVVRSVLKYRVLKRVQQEQTSDELSKKIALLDQLERSEQEAKRIEQYLSSSQQIAPAPKRSTSLREANTSHHQREGSAEDTASIDSDFPPTHGEPVPTATQGVPQRSNSTPGHKKAASSNSITNKIFGPIRHAIQGVADVDPERTRRDMIGKTRESIEQLEQAKVVSEHDVKEASASILKDLKRFQGEKEEDLRRYMLAYAKSQIEWAKKNKETWEDAKAEVAKIDES; from the exons ATGTGGAACGATGAGGATAATAATCCCTATGCCGAGGGCTTTGACCGGAGAGACAGCCTGACTTCCTCTTCTGCCAACCCAGCCTCTCCTACTACCC ATCTGGATGATTCTTCAGACAGTACTGATGCCGACTGGGAGACTCTAGACCAGCGATTCGACATCCCTCAGACCCCGTCGACCACAAGCGATGAGGCTCCTCAGAATCGCTCCCATACCCTCCCAGACAGCGAAGCTGAGAGCAGCGACAATGAGCCGATTGCTAGAGACAGAGGCGATCTTGTCCCGCGCCCCAAGCCCGGCGGCTACGAAAGCCGCGTCGAGCAGATCCTCTGGGAGAATCCGAGCATGACTATTCTCATTACGGATGCAGGAAAGAGCGCGGAGAGCGGTGGAAAATACATTGTCTACACCATCCGGACAGGC AACCTCGAAGTGCGCCGACGATACTCGGAATTCGCGTCTTTGCGTGAGGCATTGACCCGGCTGCATCCTACCCTCATTATACCCCCAATCCCCGAGAAGCATACCATGGCAGACTACGCCGCGAACCCTACGAGCGCAAAGCAAGATCAGCAGATTATCGACCTGCGCAAGCGCATGCTTGCCGTGTTCCTGAATCGATGCCGCCGCATGGAGGAGATCCGAACAGACGGTGTTTGGTGGAGATTCTTGGACCCCAATGCTAGCTGG AGTGAGGTCCTTCACTCTCATCCAGTCGCCTCAGTGCCCAAGTCAGTCCTGAAGGCGCCACCTTTGGATCCTGCGAACCCTACACCTGCTCACAACTTCCTTCCCGTACCATCAGCTTCCGCTAAGCTCAAGACGACGGGCGGCCCTGGTGTCGATCCCGGCGCGATCGCTGGAACTGGGTCCCATGTCTTTGGCCGATTCCCTCCCGACAGCCACACCCTGAGCGAGCAAGAACTTGACCCTTACTTCATCACATATGAGGCATCGATCAAGGAACTGGAGCAACTGTTGTCGGGGTCCATGGAGAAGGTCAACCGTCGGACCCTGAGCCACCTGTCTGCACTGGCCGCCGATCTTTGCGAACTGGGCTCCAAGTTTAATGCGTTCGCGCTATCAGAACAGGCACCCTCTTTGGGCCCTGCCCTCGAGAGAGTGGGACAGGCGGCCGACTCCTCCTACATCGCTACTGAGGAGCTTTCTGGATCTCTCGGTGCCAGTTTCGCAGAGCCTATGCGAGAGAATGCGCAGTTCGCAGGTGTTGTTCGCAGCGTGCTGAAGTACAGGGTGCTCAAGCGGGTGCAGCAAGAGCAGACTAGCGACGAACTCAGCAAGAAGATTGCGCTGCTGGACCAACTAGAGCGCAGCGAGCAAGAGGCCAAGCGCATCGAGCAATATCTCAGCAGCAGCCAGCAAATTGCGCCAGCGCCGAAGCGGTCTACAAGCCTTAGAGAGGCTAACACATCACACCATCAGCGCGAGGGCAGTGCCGAAGACACAGCTTCCATCGACTCCGACTTCCCTCCTACCCATGGCGAGCCGGTCCCGACCGCGACCCAGGGTGTCCCGCAGAGAAGCAACTCAACTCCAGGCCATAAGAAGGCCGCGAGCAGCAACTCAATCACGAACAAGATTTTCGGACCGATTCGTCACGCTATTCAAGGTGTAGCTGACGTCGACCCCGAGAGAACTCGTCGTGACATGATTGGAAAGACAAGGGAGAGCATCGAGCAGCTTGAGCAAGCCAAAGTGGTCTCTGAGCATGATGTGAAGGAGGCTAGCGCAAGCATTTTGAAGGACTTGAAGAGATTCCAGGGAGAGAAGGAAGAGGACCTTCGTCGTTACATG CTGGCTTATGCCAAGAGCCAAATTGAGTGGGCCAAGAAGAACAAGGAGACCTGGGAGGATGCCAAAGCCGAGGTCGCCAAGATTGACGAAAGTTGA
- a CDS encoding tetratricopeptide, with amino-acid sequence MSVLRNGAMNGTNGAASAPVSKRFSDIPAAIDVPVQGEAEDEAVEIDLLELFDDPTELCTLFENERAARTYWMTVALAYAKQKKIDHAIEMLVRGGNAMRDNNPREKLSMIGCLCWMYLWKSREAPRVPPDGELASEAKTKEYYLQLATSTLNDASRINPAYPPLFLARGVLQLLRASLQTPKATGHGQVDSEKADLLRSALKAFEDAIRVSQGKNMLAVMGKARTFFSLGKYPESLASYQEVLQKMPNFVDPDPRIGIGCCFWQLGFKDDAKLAWERCIEINPEHKVGNILLGLYHLDASSRIPTNSPEFLHLYKKAMTEYTQKSFKLDKNMPLTCATFAGYFLSRKQLGTVDSLAHKAIQYTDVNAIASDGWYLLARKEHYTGDPERASDFYRRADDARGGAERGYMPAKFGAAQLAVLRGDLGEAKLRLEKMIQQSKNHEAMILLGTLYAEEVFANEDADGKEDKSAEMKKAISLLESVRGAWKDSKKGMSPDAAVLLNLARLYEHEFPERAQQCLLQVEALELDQIPEEERPTGIEDEAENRAALRKFLPPQLLNNIGCFYSQSEKHEQASEMFEAALGACMKIGEKDQEIDTDALVTTISFNLGRSYESQSIYDKATEVYEGLLKRHDDYTDARTRLAYIKLRRNPNKEGPDAVAKLYQENPQDLEVRALYGWYMGKVHSRKRPHNINEDHEFRHYKHTLQNYDKHDRYALVGMGNLYLIQAREMRRESDSDKAKRSATYSKAVEFFEKALSLDPKNAYAAQGIAIALVEDKKDYKTALGIFVKIRDTIKDAHVYVNLGHIYAELRQYSKAIENYEVALSKEGKGNDPVILACLGRTWLNKGRSEKLLDAYHEALKYAQKALEAAPEQVHYKFNVAFVQIQMATTVYALNENQRTLVQLQEAATGLESAISALDEIANHPQTPYPKHDVEQRANMARNTQRKQLERAIASQKEYEEKNKEKLQAALEQRQAELRKREEERQQALDKQRERQEKIRREREEIAARDREIAERRAEEEKARQEAEMTTDSETGDKVKRKKKAAPRGDGESRPKRGSRKKKATETDGEDSGEERPTKKKRRLTKKESTVNSKYKSAEIIVDSDDEDEEEDPLDRAERALEKASSPLSDAEEKGGDDDDKMEVDNNRDADEEDDEDGGISRRQQSSRSRRGRVIESDEDEDEDEAPKKNRAGADSDDEADKTQPAADTSMADADDDDEE; translated from the exons ATGTCAGTCCTCAGGAACGGCGCGATGAATGGCACCAATGGCGCAGCCAGCGCGCCAGTCAGTAAGCGGTTCTCTGACATCCCAGCCGCCATCGACGTCCCGGTTCAAGGCGAAGCCGAAGACGAAGCCGTCGAAATCGATCTTCTCGAGCTTTTCGATGATCCTACCGAACTTTGCACCCTTTTCGAAAACGAACGCGCCGCTCGAACCTACTGGATGACCGTTGCATTGGCCTACGCCAAGCAGAAGAAGATTGACCATGCTATCGAGATGCTGGTCCGAGGTGGAAACGCGATGCGCGACAACAATCCCAGAGAAAAGCTTAGCATGATTGGATGCCTCTGCTGGATGTATCTGTGGAAGAGTCGCGAAGCGCCGAGAGTGCCGCCCGATGGCGAGCTGGCTTCCGAAGCCAAGACGAAAGAATATTACCTGCAACTGGCGACCTCTACGCTAAACGATGCGTCGCGCATCAACCCGGCGTACCCTCCTCTGTTCCTGGCTCGCGGAGTTCTGCAGCTGCTTAGAGCGTCTCTGCAGACCCCTAAGGCGACAGGTCACGGGCAGGTGGACTCTGAAAAGGCGGACTTGTTGCGATCAGCACTCAAGGCTTTCGAAGACGCCATCCGAGTATCGCAAGGGAAGAATATGCTCGCTGTAATGGGCAAGGCGCGAACCTTCTTTTCACTCGGAAAGTATCCGGAGTCCCTGGCAAGCTACCAAGAGGTTCTGCAGAAGATGCCAAACTTCGTCGACCCCGATCCGAGGATAGGCATTGGCTGCTGTTTCTGGCAGTTGGGCTTCAAGGACGATGCTAAACTTGCTTGGGAGCGATGCATCGAGATCAACCCCGAGCACAAGGTTGGAAACATTCTTCTCGGTCTCTACCATCTTGACGCCAGCAGCCGCATCCCTACGAACAGTCCCGAGTTCCTGCACCTATACAAGAAAGCAATGACCGAGTACACCCAGAAGTCTTTCAAGCTCGACAAGAACATGCCGCTGACATGCGCTACCTTTGCCGGCTACTTTCTGTCGCGCAAACAGCTCGGCACTGTAGACTCGCTCGCACACAAGGCCATTCAGTACACCGACGTTAATGCGATCGCAAGTGACGGCTGGTATCTCTTGGCAAGAAAGGAGCATTACACTGGCGACCCAGAACGCGCCAGTGACTTCTACCGCCGAGCTGACGATGCGCGTGGCGGTGCCGAGCGTGGCTACATGCCCGCGAAGTTCGGTGCTGCCCAGCTAGCAGTGCTCCGAGGCGATCTCGGTGAGGCGAAGCTGCGGTTGGAGAAGATGATTCAGCAGTCCAAGAACCACGAAGCTATGATCTTGCTGGGCACTTTGTACGCGGAAGAAGTCTTCGCGAACGAAGACGCGGATGGCAAGGAGGATAAGTCGGCCGAGATGAAGAAGGCGATTTCACTTCTAGAGAGTGTGCGAGGTGCTTGGAAGGACAGCAAGAAGGGGATGTCTCCAGACGCTGCGGTCTTGTTAAATCTTGCCCGTCTGTACGAGCATGAGTTCCCCGAGAGAGCTCAGCAGTGTCTTCTTCAAGTTGAGGCGCTAGAACTCGACCAAATTCCAGAGGAAGAACGTCCCACTGGAATCGAAGATGAGGCCGAGAACCGCGCAGCTCTTCGCAAGTTCCTTCCCCCGCAGCTTCTCAACAACATCGGTTGCTTTTACTCGCAGTCTGAGAAGCACGAACAGGCCAGCGAGATGTTTGAGGCGGCTCTGGGTGCTTGCATGAAGATTGGCGAAAAGGACCAAGAGATCGACACGGATGCTTTGGTCACCACGATTAGCTTCAACCTTGGTCGAAGTTACGAGTCACAAAGTATTTACGACAAAGCCACCGAAGTATACGAAGGTTTGCTGAAACGCCACGACGATTATACCGACGCCAGGACCAGACTTGCGTATATCAAGCTCCGTAGGAACCCCAACAAGGAGGGACCTGACGCCGTTGCCAAGCTGTACCAAGAAAACCCTCAGGATCTCGAGGTTCGAGCCTTGTACGGCTGGTACATGGGCAAGGTACACTCTAGAAAGCGCCCACACAACATCAACGAGGACCACGAATTCCGTCATTACAAACACACACTACAGAACTACGACAAGCATGATCGCTATGCCTTGGTTGGCATGGGCAACTTGTACCTGATCCAAGCTCGAGAGATGCGACGTGAAAGCGACAGTGACAAGGCCAAGAGGAGCGCCACATACAGCAAAGCGGTCGAGTTTTTCGAGAAGGCCCTTTCTCTGGATCCCAAGAATGCGTACGCAGCACAAGGTATTGCCATTGCGTTGGTCGAGGACAAGAAGGATTACAAGACGGCCTTGGGTATTTTCGTCAAGATTCGGGACACTATCAAGGATGCACATGTCTACGTCAACCTGGGCCACATCTATGCCGAGCTCAGGCAATACTCCAAGGCCATTGAGAATTACGAGGTTGCTTTGTCGAAAGAGGGCAAGGGTAACGATCCCGTTATTCTCGCCTGTCTGGGTCGTACTTGGCTCAACAAGGGCCGATCCGAGAAGCTCCTGGACGCGTACCACGAGGCGCTCAAGTACGCACAAAAG GCACTTGAGGCAGCACCGGAACAGGTTCACTACAAGTTCAATGTAGCCTTCGTTCAGATCCAAATGGCAACTACCGTTTATGCCCTCAACGAGAACCAGCGGACATTGGTGCAACTTCAAGAGGCCGCAACTGGGCTTGAATCCGCAATCTCTGCTCTCGACGAGATTGCAAACCATCCACAGACTCCTTACCCCAAACACGACGTCGAGCAGCGTGCGAACATGGCTCGCAACACTCAACGCAAGCAGCTGGAGAGAGCCATCGCTAGCCAAAAGGAGTACGAGGAGAAGAACAAGGAGAAGTTGCAAGCCGCTCTCGAGCAGCGTCAGGCCGAGCTCCGGAAACGAGAGGAGGAACGCCAACAGGCTCTCGACAAGCAACGCGAGAGACAGGAGAAGATTAGAAGGGAGAGAGAAGAAATCGCGGCAAGGGACAGAGAGATTGCAGAGCGTCGTGCCGAGGAGGAAAAGGCCCGACAGGAGGCCGAAATGACAACCGACAGCGAGACTGGCGACAAGgtcaagaggaagaagaaggcggcaCCAAGGGGCGATGGCGAAAGCCGTCCCAAGAGAGGATCACGCAAGAAGAAGGCCACCGAGACGGACGGCGAAGACTCTGGCGAGGAACGCCCAACAAAGAAGAAGCGCCGCCTTACAAAGAAGGAGTCTACGGTGAACAGCAAGTATAAGTCTGCCGAGATTATTGTCGACAGCGATGACGAGGATGAGGAAGAGGATCCCTTGGACCGTGCAGAGAGAGCACTCGAAAAGGCCAGCTCTCCTCTTTCTGACGCTGAAGAAAAGGGCGGCGATGACGATGACAAGATGGAGGTTGACAACAACAGAGACGCCGATGAGGAGGACGACGAGGATGGAGGTATCAGTAGGCGGCAGCAAAGCTCACGGTCCAGGCGGGGCAGGGTCATTGAgagcgacgaggacgaggacgaggatgAAGCCCCAAAGAAGAATCGAGCGGGCGCAGACTCCGATGATGAGGCTGACAAGACACAACCCGCTGCAGACACCAGCATGGCAGATGCtgatgatgacgacgagGAGTAG
- a CDS encoding alpha amylase — MGSITLNNASRAWWKDAVIYQIYPASFKDGNGDGLGDVQGMIDKVDYLKDLGTDIVWVSPMYASPQVDMGYDISDYQDVHRPYGTVRDMEVLIEECHKRGMKLILDLVVNHTSDQHKWFQESRSSKTNPKRNWYIWKPPRYAEDGTRLPPTNWRSHFSGSTWEWDEPTGEYYLHLFAKEQPDLNWENEETREAIYENAMRFWLDKGVDGFRIDTVNMYSKGVDFRDAPIMNKNAYEQPAYMIYCNGPRIHEFLREMNAKVLNHYDTVTVGELPHTPDPKHVLKFISAADRQLDMVFQFDIVDLGQGVGYKYQAQKWTLPELKRIVAKWQQFIEGTDGWTTAFCENHDQGRSVSRWGSDSPEWRETSAKMLALMMCSQTGTLFVYQGQEIGMTNVSRSWGIEDYKDIEALNYYDDIKKEFGEGSDMLKYVMDGINLLGRDNARIPMQWDDKPYAGFTDNKNGAWMRVHDEYRSINVAKQEKEPGSVLNFWREMLKLRKEEGELLTHGAFELFDVENKETFVYKKSRGGRSAVVVLNFTGEEQAVEVPGEGAKIRVGNYDDVKERVASESGKTVLRPWEGRLYLQG; from the coding sequence ATGGGTTCGATCACTCTGAACAACGCCAGCAGAGCCTGGTGGAAGGATGCCGTCATCTACCAGATCTACCCCGCCAGCTTTAAGGACGGCAACGGAGATGGCCTCGGCGACGTCCAGGGCATGATTGACAAGGTTGATTACCTCAAGGACCTGGGCACTGACATCGTATGGGTCTCGCCCATGTACGCCAGCCCTCAGGTCGATATGGGCTACGATATTTCCGATTACCAGGACGTCCACCGCCCCTACGGCACCGTCCGCGACATGGAGGTCCTCATTGAGGAATGCCACAAGCGCGGTATGAAGCTCATCCTTGACCTCGTCGTCAACCACACCTCGGACCAGCACAAGTGGTTTCAGGAGTCGAGATCCTCAAAAACGAACCCCAAGCGGAACTGGTACATCTGGAAACCTCCTCGTTACGCCGAGGACGGCACCCGTCTGCCTCCCACCAACTGGCGAAGCCACTTCAGCGGTAGCACATGGGAGTGGGACGAGCCCACGGGCGAGTATTACCTGCACCTCTTCGCCAAGGAGCAGCCCGATCTCAACTGGGAGAACGAGGAGACGCGCGAGGCCATCTACGAGAACGCCATGCGCTTCTGGCTCGACAAGGGCGTCGACGGCTTCCGCATCGACACGGTCAACATGTACAGCAAGGGCGTCGACTTCCGCGACGCCCCCATCATGAACAAGAACGCCTACGAGCAGCCCGCCTACATGATTTACTGCAACGGCCCGCGGATACACGAGTTCCTGCGCGAGATGAACGCAAAAGTCCTCAACCACTACGACACCGTCACCGTCGGCGAGCTCCCCCACACCCCGGACCCGAAACACGTCCTCAAGTTCATCAGCGCCGCCGACCGCCAGCTCGACATGGTCTTCCAGTTCGACATTGTCGACCTCGGTCAGGGCGTCGGATACAAGTACCAGGCCCAGAAGTGGACCTTGCCCGAGCTGAAGCGCATCGTGGCGAAGTGGCAGCAGTTCATCGAGGGTACCGACGGCTGGACGACGGCCTTTTGCGAGAACCACGACCAGGGCAGGTCCGTCTCGCGCTGGGGCAGCGACTCGCCCGAGTGGCGCGAGACGTCGGCCAAGATGCTGGCGCTCATGATGTGCTCGCAGACGGGCACGCTCTTCGTCTACCAGGGCCAGGAGATCGGCATGACCAACGTCTCGCGCAGCTGGGGCATCGAGGACTACAAGGACATTGAGGCGCTCAactactacgacgacatCAAGAAGGAATTTGGCGAGGGCAGTGACATGCTGAAATACGTCATGGACGGCATCAACCTGCTCGGCCGCGACAACGCGCGCATCCCGATGCAGTGGGACGACAAGCCGTACGCCGGCTTCACGGACAACAAGAACGGCGCGTGGATGCGCGTCCACGACGAGTACCGGTCCATCAACGTCGCCAAGCAGGAAAAGGAACCGGGCTCGGTGCTGAACTTTTGGCGCGAGATGCTGAAGTTGCGCAAGGAGGAGGGCGAGCTTCTGACGCACGGCGCGTTTGAGCTGTTTGACGTGGAGAACAAGGAGACGTTTGTGTATAAGAAGTCGCGCGGGGGCCGGAGCGCCGTCGTGGTGTTGAACTTCACGGGTGAGGAGCAGGCGGTCGAGGTCCCCGGCGAGGGCGCCAAGATCCGGGTCGGAAACTACGACGATGTCAAGGAAAGAGTTGCTTCCGAGAGCGGCAAGACGGTCTTGAGGCCCTGGGAGGGACGTTTGTATCTGCAGGGTTGA